GCATCATTTCCTGATCCAAACCTGTCATTGCAATAGTGATAAACATACCGCCCAGAATAGTTTTCAGGAAAAATGTTTTGGAATTCACATCGAAGTTAATGAAATGCGTATAATCCTTCGCCGCGAGTACATCGTAAGCCTGGCCGGCTGAAAGGTTTAAATTCGAGAGAATGAAAACAATACATGCAACCAAACTGAGGATCATAAAGGAAGTCTGAAGCGTGTCTGTAATTACGATGGTCTTTACCCCGCCCTCGAAAGTATAGAGCAGAACCATCAGGAGAATTACGGCAGATGTTACCCAAAACGGAACTCCCAAGCCCGACAGAAGAAAGATCTGAAGAACATTTACTACCAAATATAATCTCGCAGTAGCGCCAATCGACCTTGAAATTATAAAAAACAAAGACCCGATTTTGTGCGCTTCTACATTAAATCTCCGTCCGAGGTAGGTGTAAATCGAAGTCAGATTCATTTTATAGTAAAGCGGCAGAAGTACGAAAGCCACAATAAAATAACCGATGAAAAACCCGATCACAAGCATGTAATATTCGAAACCGCCGAATGGATAATCACCAGCAGTCAATTTCCCTACTGTTCCCGGCACCGAGATAAAAGTTACGCCGCTCAGACTTGTGCCAATCATCCCGAAAGCCACGAGCCACCACTTACTTTTTTTGTTTCCGATAAAGAAAGACTGGTTGTCGGCATTTCTGCTGGTGATGTATGAGATCACGAGTAGTCCGATGAAATAAGCGAAAACAAATAAGAGCAAAATTGTTCCTGGGTTCATTTTTTTCAGAATTTAATGAGCAAATATAGTTTTTTTGCGGTATTTGCGGCTGTTTATACTTTTGGGATTGTAAATTATTTTTTGGGCGCCTTTTCCGGCTGTCACTACTCGCTTTTTGCAGGCCTTGTTTAAATCCCGCTGCTGCAAAAGAGCTCAAACATGCCGTTCCATCCGGGGCGCAATGCAGGATTCCAAAAAAAAGCCTTTCATAATTTTATGAAAGGCGTATTGTTTAAGTTACAATTTTCAGGATAAAACATCCTGCAGCTCTGCGTTTCTGTCAATGGTTGCTTTAGCATACGGACAAAGAGGAATGATTTTTTTGCTATTTTTTCTGGCATATTCCACGCCTGCGATGACAAGCTTTTTTGCGAGACCTTTTCCGCTAAAAGCTTCATCAACTTGGGTGTGATCGATAATGAATTTATCCTCACCGGCCCAGGTATAAGTCATTTCGCCGGCTTTTTTATTTTCAAAATAGATTTCAAATAGTCCTTTCTTCTCGTCGTTGTGATGTTTAATTTCTGTCATATTTTTATTTTACTTAAGTGCTGGAAAAATGCAGTAGTTTAATGGGTATTAATGAAAATGAAAAGTGGAAATTTTGCAACTTCCACTAAGAATATTTTACGATTTCTGTGGTGCCCACTGGTCATGTGGTGACATATCAAAATTGAATACGTCCATCATATCCAGACCCAGAGCTTTCGCAACGCCTTCACCATATTCGGGATCAGCTTTGTAGCAGTTTCTGATGTGACGGATCTGGATGAATTTTTCTGCACCGCCAACATTGGCCGCGGTATTGTCAAACAGAGCCTGCTCTTTTCCATCAGCTTTGATGATTCTGAATAAATCGCCAGGTTGGGTGAAATAATCCTCATCATCATCCCGGAAATTATGTGCATAGGCATCCCCGTAAAGTTCAAGTGGCGGTTCTTTGGCTTGAGGTTGCTCCTGCCATTCTCCATAACTGTTGGGTTCGTAATGTTTCGTACCGCCATAATTACCGTCAACACGCATTTGTCCGTCTCTGTGGAATGCATGATAAGGACATCTGGGTTTGTTCACCGGAATCTGGAAGTGATTTACACCCAGTCGGTAACGCTGTGCATCGCCGTAGGAAAATAATCTGCCCTGAAGCATTTTATCCGGTGAAAATCCGATGCCGGGAACAATATTCGTTGGATTGAAAGCTGCCTGTTCAACATCCTGGAAATAATTCTCTGGATTTTTATTCAGCTCGAATTCGCCCACTTCGATTAAAGGGAAGTCTTTTTTAGACCAAACTTTCGTTAAATCAAACGGATGAAATCGGTAAGTCTTGGCCTGCTCCTCTGTCATGATCTGTACAAACATTTTCCATTTCGGGAAGTTGCCTTTTTCAATATTGTCGAAGAGATCACGTTGCGAAGATTCGCGGTCCATTCCTATTAATTTCCCTGCTTCTTCGTCACTTAAATTTTCGATTCCCTGCTGGGTTCTGAAATGGAATTTTACCCAATGGCGAACATTTGCATGATTGATGAAGCTGTAGGTATGGCTTCCGAAACCGTGCATGTGCCGGTAACCATTCGGAATTCCGCGGTCGCTCATTACAATGGTCACCTGGTGAAGTGATTCTGGCAGCAAAGTCCAGAAATCCCAGTTGTTATTGGCGCTACGCATATTGGTTTTCGGATCGCGTTTCACAGCGTGGTTCAGATCCGGAAATTTCATCGGATCACGGAAAAAGAAGACGGGAGTATTATTTCCTACCAGATCCCAAATTCCCTCATCGGTATAAAACTTTAAAGCGAAACCACGGATGTCCCGTTCTGCATCTGCGGCGCCGCGCTCTCCGGCAACGGTAGAAAATCTTGCAAACATTTCAGTTTTTTTACCGATTTCGTTGAAGATATGAGCTTTGGTGTACTGAGTAATATCGTGAGTAACCGTAAATGTCCCAAATGCTCCTGAACCTTTAGCATGCATTCTTCTTTCGGGAATTACTTCTCTGTCGAAATTGGCCATTTTCTCCAGAAACCAAAAATCCTGCATCAGCATTGGACCTCTGGGTCCTGCAGTCTGTACATTTTGATTGTCGGGCACCGGCGCGCCGGTCTGTCTAGTTAATTTTTTCTTTTCTTCCATGATTATAATATTTTGATATCTAAAGTTACGAATTTAAACGCCTCAGTGTAATTCATTATATCTAATATCATCATATTTAAATAATGGAATGCATTGCGATTAAATGGAAGAAAGAGTTTTCTATTTAGACAATTTCCCGTTAAGAATTGCTTTGGGGAGCGGTACAAATTCTTCTTCGTCCCCATGAACCAAAGGAAAAGCATCATGGTTTTGCTGATGCCAGTTTAGCTTTGCCTGCTCAATAATTTCTTTATCAGAATTGACAAAGTTCCAGAATATAAAGCGTTCCTCATCAAAAGGGTCGCCGCCAAAAAGATAAACAGTAGCGTTTTCGCCGATTTCAAATTCGCAAAGCGTTGGATTTTTCGCGACGAGGAGCTGCTTCCCACCGAATTCATTCTCTTCAATATGAACTGTCCCTTCCAATATATACATAGCAGCTTCACCAAATAAATCCTTCCCAATGTTTATTTTCTGACGTTCTTTACTTTTAACTTCAAGAAAAAATAAATTAGAATGTACCGGTACGGGAGATTTTCTTCCGAAAAGTTCGCCCGCAATTAATTTGTACTGAAGACTGCCCTCACTCCATTCAGGAATTTCATTCGCTTTGGTGTGATGAAAGGTGGGTTCGCTCTGTTCCAGGCTTTTTGGTAAACCTACCCATATTTGAAAACCGTGCAGGTTTTTATCTGAATTTCTGAGATATTCCGGAGTTCGTTCGGAATGTACTACGCCTTTTCCGGCAGTCATCCAGTTCACCGCTCCGGGTTTTATTTCAATATCACTTCCGAGTGAATCTTTGTGTTGGATAGATCCTTCAAAAAGGTAAGTTAAAGTTGTAAGTCCAATATGAGGATGCGGCGGAACGTCTAGGTTTTGATATTGGTTCAGTGCAGCAGGTCCCATGTGATCAATAAAAACAAAAGGTCCCACTGCTCTTTTTTCCCTGAAAGGAAGCAGTCTTCCGACTAAGAAATTACCGATGTCGGCTGCTTTTTCTTCGATGATTAATCCAATATTTGACATGCTTTATGCTTTGTGAGTTAAAAGAATGGTTTAAAATCCCCCGTAAGTTACTAAGTTTTGCAGAATCACTGAAAAGATTTATTCAATTCCTAACCTTTTCTTCACGGCAGGAATTACTTCTTTCCCGAACAGTTCGATCGATTTCATCGTAAGTTCGTGCGGTACAAATCCTAAACTTGCCTGCGCAAAGAATCTAGTGAAACCGAAAAGTCCGTATTCGTAGACGATTTTTTCAGTAACCTGTTCTACACTGCCAACCATTAATGATCCTTCCGGACTGCGCATATATTCAAACTGTTCTCGAGTCATGGGTTGCCAGCCGCGGCTTCTGCCAACACGATCCATCATCTGCGCGTAATACGGGAAAAAATCATCTGCTGCCTTCTCACCATCTTCGCCGATAAACATGTGATTGTTAATTCCGACTTGTAAATCTTCTGCATTATGGCCATTTTCAAGCCAGGACTTTTTATAAAGATTAATGAAAGGCGTGAACTGCCGCGGCATTCCGCCAATGATTGCCAACATTAAAGGCAGCTGAAGCTTCGCGGCTCTCACTGCAGAAGCTGGAGTTCCGCCCGCAGCAAGCCAAACCGGAATTTCACCGTTTAAAGCCCTTGGATATACTCCTAAATCATGAATTGGGGCACGCAGGTTTCCGCTCCAAGAGACCTTTTCTGACTTGTTGATCTTCAGTAAAAGGTCTAATTTTTCTTCAAAAAGTGCATCATAATCATTCAAATCAAAACCAAACAGCGGGAAAGATTCAATAAATGAGCCGCGACCTGCCATGATTTCTGCCCTTCCGCCGGAAATTGCGTCTACCGTAGCAAACTGCTGATAAACGCGAACCGGATCATCAGAACTTAGTACCGTTACTGCGCTCGTAAGTTTAATGTTTTTTGTCACTGCCGCTGCTGCTGCAAGTACGGTTGTTGGCGACGACACCGCGTAATCCGGACGGTGATGTTCACCAATCCCGAAAACATCAATCCCCAATAAATCTGCGAGTTTTATTTCTTCTAAAAGATCCTGTATTCGCCGATGTGCATTAATTCCTTTTCCCGGAACGGTTTCCGGTGCAGCATCAGCGAAAGTCATTAAACCGAATTCTAATTTTTTCATCTTGATCAATTTGAAAGGTGAAATTAATAAGCAGCCGTGAAAATCTGTCGGTTGAATTTCTTGTTTTCAAGTTCATCCGTGATTGCTAAAGCTAAATCCTGCACTGAATGGCGGGAGCGGCCTTCTGCATCAAAAACTGGCGAATCTGTTCCCAACCTGTATTTTCCGGTTTTTTCTTTTTCCCCGCTGAACATATTCATTTCCAGGGCAGGACTGAAAAATTCCCAGTCTAAAGTTTCGTTTTTCGAAAGAGTGTCTACGAAATACTTGCGTACGGCGCTTGCTCCAGGATATATTTCTTTAGGGAAATCTGGTCCGTCAACGATATAATTACCATTAATTTTCAATGTTCCGGCACCTCCAATAACGATAAATTTTTTAACGCCGGATTTCTCTACTGCGTTTTGGATGGATGCGGCACCTTTCAAATAATCCTCGTGGATATTTGGGTTTGTCCAGCCCGGGTTGTATGCACTGACGATGGCATCACTTCCCCCGAGGATTTCTGCAAGCTCGTTTTCGTTAAAAATGTCAACATTTTTCTTCTGCAGATTTTTATAATCGTAAGCTATTTTGTCTGTATTTCTGGCGATAGCCACTACTTCATAGTTTCTTTCGAGCAGTTCGTTTAGAATTGCATTTCCGACGTAGCCTGTAGCGCCGATAAGAGATATTTTCATTTTATAATATTTAAACAGTTTACAAATTGCGAGTGCTTAGTCCTCCAGATAACCGAATTTTCCGGTATTGAAGTCATCAAATGCCTGAATGATTTCCTGTTTGGAATTCATTACAAAAGGTCCGTGGGAAAAGATAGGTTCATTTAACGGCTGCCCGCTTAATACCAGTACAACGCTGTCTTCTGTAGCTTCAATTTGGAACGCTTCCCCTTCGTTTTCAAAAAGAACAAAATGGTCAGTCAGAACTTTTTCATTATCATTTACGGTAATGCTGCCTTCAATGACTAACAGCGCAGTGCTGAAATTTGCGGGAAAACTGAAATCGGCTCTTCCGTTTTTCTTCAGCTTGGCGTTCATCATGTTTATGGGACTGAATGTGCTTGCAGGACCTTTTTCACTTTGATATTCGCCGGAAATAATTTCTACAAAGCCATTTTCGCCCAAATCAACGGTATTCATTTCTGAATTTTTTATGGCCTGATATTTCGGAGGACTCATTTTGTCTTTTGTCGGAAGGTTGATCCAAAGCTGCACCATCTGGAAAATTCCGCCCTTTTTTGCCCATTCGGTTTCGTGGAATTCTTTGTGGAGTACGCCGGAAGCTGCTGTCATCCATTGTACGTCACCTTCACCGATGATTCCGCCGCCGCCTGAACTGTCACCATGTTCAACCCGGCCCTGGTAAGCAATGGTTACCGTTTCAAAACCTCTGTGCGGATGCACGCCCACTCCTCGGGGTTTGTCGGTTCCTGAGAAATGGAACTTTGAATTGTAATCTAACATGATGAATGGATCCATTCTCTTCATGTCTAAACGGAATCCGCCTGGGATAAAGTTATGAACCCTGAAACCGTCGCCCACGAAGTGAGGCTCTCTCGGTGGTACTATTATCTCTACTTTTTTTATTGCCATGATCATCTTTAATTATTAATACAAAAGTACAGTTGTAACATCTAAAATACATTGATGTAAGATAAGAATGTACTCTTTTGGGAATCAGTAAGTTAAAAGTATATCAGGAGGGATGATTATTTTTCGCCCATTTTATTTTGAAAATAGTACTATTGATAATTAATGATCGGTTCTCATATTCTCTCCATCTTTGGAATGGAGTCTTCTGAAAACAAACCCTGAAAGTATGGTAAGAATTCCCATTACAATAAATGTGTACCGAAAGGCAGAATGTGTGTTCTCGTAGTTGAGGTTTGCATTGTTTTCAAACAGTTTCAGAACAACCAGTCCGAACGCAATCCCGAAACCGATCGCAAGCTGTTGATTTACGGCGATAAGTGAGTTACCGCTGCTGGTGTGAGAATTTCGTAAATCTGCGAGTGAAATTGTATTCATTGAGGTAAACTGAATGGAGTTAAAGAAACCCATAACAGCGATAATCGGAACAAACCACCAAATTGAGGTTTGTATGCCGGGAATTGCGAGGCAACAGATGAGAAAACCAATAATGAAAGTATTTGTCATCAGGGTTTTGCGATAACCAAATCTGTTGAGGATTTTAATTACTGATGATTTCCCGAACATTGCAGTTAAAGCCATAGGCGCAACGATCCATCCCGAAACTACGGCACTTGCTCCGTAAGCAATCTGAATCATTAATGGCAAAAGTAAAGGAACAGAACTTATTCCCAAACGGGTGGCCAGATTACCTAAAATACCCACGCGGAACGTTCTTACCTGAAAAAGATTTAACGGGAAAATAGGGTTTTCCGTTTTGGAAGCGTGGCGATAATAAAAGTACACCATTAAGAATCCCAGGATGAAAATCATCAATACTGGGGTAGTGTGAGTAGCAGTGCCGAACATTTCCAGCGAGATGGAGAGCAGGAGAGAGGCTGTCGCAAAAATAAGGAAGCCTTTTAGATCAAAAGTGATTATTTTGGACTGGTAATTCGGCATGTATTTTAAACTGAGAACGATTCCTACAAATCCAATAGGAATATTGATAAGAAAAATCCAGTGCCAGGAAAGATAATCTACCATGTAGCCGCCGACCACCGGTCCTAGAACAGGTCCTATCAACGCCGGAACAATAGCGTAATTCATTGCCCTGAGTAATTCGTTTTTATCGTAGGTTTTCAGGAGTGCCAATCGGCCAACGGGCGTCATCAGACTTCCGCCGATTCCCTGTACCACACGAGAAATGACTAACTGAGTGAGATTTTGTGACAGTGCGCAGAACAAAGATCCCAAACTGAAAACTATGATGGCGAATATAAAAACCTTCTTGGTTCCGAATTTATCCGCCAGAAAACCGCTTACCGGCATAAATAGCGCAAGCGTCAGGACATAGCTGATGATTGCATTCTGCATATTAAGCGGCGATTCATTCAGGTCCGCAGCAATGGACGGTAATGATGTGTTGAGAATTGTAGAATCCAACATCTGCATGAAAATAGCTGTTGCAAGAATGAATGGAAGGATTCTCTTGGTTGGGGTGTCAAAAGTTTGTAAAGAATCAGACATCATTCATCATTAGCAAAAAGTGAACCTAAAAATCCTGCAGGTTGTGCAGGATTTACTAACAAAAAATACATTTAATAGGAATCTTCGTGGACACTTATAACGGCTCTGCCGCTTGGATCGTTCATTTTTTTGAAGGCTTCGTCCCATTCCAGAGCGATTGGAGTTGAACACGCAACAGATGGTACTGAAGGTACTGTTGCTGCTGCTGTTTCACTAGGGAAATGTTCTTCAAAAATTGTTCTGTAACGGTATTCTTCTTTGTTTTGGGGCGTGTTTAGCGGAAAACGGAATTTTGCATTAACCATCATTTCATCGCTGACTTCTTTCTCTGCCAAATCTTTCAGCGAATCGATCCAGGAGTAACCAACCCCATCAGAAAACTGTTCTTTCTGTCTCCAGACAATGGATTCGGGCAATAGATCCTCAAATGCTTTTCGCAGTACCCATTTCTCCATTTTTCCTTCCGCTTTGCTAATCATTTTGTCTTTAGGATTTACGGTCATCGCTACATCCATAAATTCTTTATCCAGAAAAGGTACACGTCCTTCAATTCCCCAACTCATCAAGGCTTTGTTCGCGCGCAAACAGTCATAAAGGTGCAGTTTACCTAATTTTCTTACGGTTTCTTCATGAAATTCTTTCGCATTCGGGGCTTTGTGGAAATATAAATATCCGCCAAAAAGCTCATCGCTTCCTTCACCGGAAAGCACCATTTTTATCCCCATGGATTTAATGACTCTGGCCAATAGATACATTGGAGTTGAGGCACGAATCGTGGTAACATCATAGGTTTCCAAATGGTAAATAACATCCCGTACGGCATCCAAACCTTCCTGAACCGTAAAATGAACTTCGTGGTGGATAGAGCCGATATGGTCCGCAGCTTTTTGTGCAGCGATGAGGTCGGGGCTTCCTTCCAATCCCACGGCAAAGCTGTGCAGTCTGGGATACCAAGCTTCCTGAGTGTCGCCACTTTCGATTCTGTTTCTTGCGTATTTTGCAGTAACAGCTGCAATTATCGACGAATCCAAACCACCGGAAAGCAGAACCCCGTAAGGAACATCGCTCATCAGTTGGCGGTGAACCGCTGCTTCAAGGCTTTTTCTGATTGCAGAAATATCTGTAATATTGTCTTTGACGTTATCAAAATCCTCCCAATCACGTTTATACCATTTCTGCATTTCGTAACCGTCTTTGCTGTAAAGAAAATGACCTGGTAAAAAAGTTTCAATGGTTTTACAGACTCCTTCCAAAGCCTTCAGTTCAGAAGCGACATAGTAACTTCCGTTTTTGTCCCAACCCTGATACAGCGGACAAATCCCCATGTGGTCGCGACCTACGAGATAAATATCATTTTCAATATCATAAAGCGCAAATGCAAATATTCCGTTGAGTTTTTCAAGAAAATCTTTCCCGTACCGACGGTAGAGTGCCAGAATAACTTCACAATCTGAATGAGTCAGAAATTCATAGTCGGGAAATTCTGCGCGCAATTCCTGATGGTTGTAAATTTCTCCATTTACGGCTAAAACTACTTTTCCGTCTTTAGTAAAAAGAGGCTGTTTGCCTGAAGTTGGATCTACAATTGCCAGGCGTTCGTGAGAAAAAATTACTTTTTCATCCTGAAAAATCCCGCTCCAATCCGGGCCACGGTGGCGGATTTTCTTGGACATTTCTAATATCTGGGGACGGAGAACTTCCGTTTTTTGTTTTGCGTCAAAAAGACATACAATTCCACACATAAGTTTATGATTATAAGTGATTATTAAAAATTGATTAATTTTATTCTGCAAACATAATTTAAATGTTTATAAAACAAAACGAAATTTAATAAAAGAAGAATATTTTACTAAAATTAACTTTTAAAGCGGAAAAAATTAAGTTGACCGGAGGATTTTCGTTGTTTAGGTGGAAAAAATTCAAAAAAAATAGCAGACCTAAGCCTGCTATAATTATGATATGTGTATTTTAATTATGCGTTTCTTCCGATCAACGCCATATAAAACCCGTCAAATCCGTCGCTCGGCATTACTTTTTCTTCCTTAATAAGTGTGAATCCTTCATTGTTTTTCAGGAAAGTTTCAACCTGCTCGTTGTTTTCACTTGGCAAGATTGAACAGGTTGCGTAAATCATTTTTCCTCCTTTTTTCAGCATTTTGCTGTAATCCTGAAGAATCTGCTGCTGCTCATTTTTAATCCTGTCGATAAAATCCTGGTCGATTTTCCATTTGGAATCGGGGTTTCTTTTCAAGACCCCTAAACCTGAACAGGGCGCGTCGATCAAAACACGGTCAGCTTTTTCGTGAAGTCTTTTGATTACTTTATTGTCTTCGATAAATCTCGTTTCAATGTTGTGAGCACCAGCTCTTTTTGCGCGTCTTTTCAGCTCAGCGAGTTTCCATTCGTAAATATCAAGCGCAATAATTTGACCTTTGTTTTTCATCAAAGCAGCCAAATGTAGGGTTTTCCCACCCGCTCCGGCGCAAGCGTCTACCACGCGCATTCCTTCCTGAACATCAAGCAACTCACCGATTTTCTGAGAAGAAGCATCCTGAACTTCGAACAAACCGTCTTTAAAAGCGGAAGTTAAGAATACATTTTTCTTTTCCTGCAGCTGAACAGCATCCGGATAATTTCGGATCTGGAAACTTTCCACATCCTCATCCTTAAGATCGGAAACCAGTTCTTTGGCTGTTGTTTTCAGGGTATTTGCACGGAGAATTGTAGGGGCCTGCTCGTTAAGAGCATGCATTTCTCTTTCCCATTTGCTGCCCAGTTCTTTTTCAAGAGTTTCGGCAAGCCATTCAGGTATGGAGTATTCGATTGATTTTGTTGGAACCGTATTTTTCTTGAGTTTATTCAGGATATCAGCATTTTTAATCCCGTCAAACTCCTCGAATTTTTTATAATGCGTCTTGGTCCAAAGACAATACGCAAGAATTAACTTATAGATGTTGTTTGGTTTTACGCCTTCGCCCATGTAATATTCAAGGCGTTTTTTCCAGCGGATAATGTCATAAAAAATTTGCGAAACCACTTTCCGGTCTTCGCTGCCCCATTTTCTGTTGGCTTTCAGGAGTCTTTCTATAACCTTGTCGGCATATTTTCTGTCTTCAAAAAAGGTTTCCTGCAGTGCGTCGTGAATTCCTATCAGTAAGTTTCTGTGTATCAGTTCCATGTATGGATGTTTTAATGTTCAATTTGTCCTCGAATCGCCGGGACAGAATTTTTGCAAAAATAAGGTTTTTAAACCGAATAAATGATGCTGTAGATTTGGGCGCCTTTTTCCGCCCTCCGTTCCCGATTTTTTTCTTACACTGCGTTCCATAAAAAAGAGCTCCACTCAGGTCGGGGCGCAGTTGCGGCGCTGAAATCCTGGATTTTTAATCAGTCTAAAAAATTCTTACTTTTGTAGTTCAAAAAATAAACCATGAGCGATACAATTATTTGTCCTAAATGCCAGTCAGAATTTACTTACGAACAGGATAACCTCCAGGTTTGTTCCCAGTGCTTTCATGAATGGGATCCGAATGAGGTCAACAGTGGCGAAACCATTCTGGACATGAATGGTAATGAACTTCAAAACGGAGATTCCGTAATCGTAATGAAAGATTTGCCGGTTAAAGGTGCACCAAAACCTGTGAAAGCGGGAACTAAAGTTAAAAATATCCGTTTGCGTCCCGATTCAGATCATAATATCGACTGCAAAATCGATGGTTTCGGAGCAATGGCTTTGAAGTCGGAATTTGTGAAGAAGGCATAAAAAAAGGAAAGATTTGGACAGGGTTCTTTTCTAGACTTGGTTGTCCGAATACATCGGGACTAATTTCGTCTTAAAGGCAGAAAGAGAATTAACCAAAAATTTCCTTATTTGGGAATGATAAAGTTAGGAATTTTATTTCAAATTCCATAGCGGTCCAATAGAAATTTTAAAAAAAATCTGATTTTTTTCAGCCTTACAAATTAAGATATACTGTACCTTCTATTTGGTTTTCGGTATAGATCACGATGTCTTTTCCGCTTAGTGAAATCCTGTTCCAGTAGTAGTTTCCTGCGAATCGGCTTTCGGTAACCTGTGCTTCTTTTCCGGAATCTGCGATTTTAATTTCTGTTGGATACCAGAAGTTTTTAGCTAGTCCGAAGGATGCTTTCTCTTCATCGGAAAATACATTCACTTCGCCAAAAAGTTTTGCCACGTAGGGGTTGTAAGGATTTTGATAAATTTCTTTTGGATGATCATTTTGAATAAGTCTTCCGTCATGTAACACAATAATTTGGTCAAGCCACGGCATCACTTCCTGAATTTCGTGAGTTGAAATTATCAGAGAAATCTCTTTCTCTTTCACATAATTGAAAAGCCGCTCACGTAGTTCAATTTTTCTTGAAAAATCAAGATTGCTGAAAGGTTCATCAAGCAGAAGAAGCTTAGGCATTACAGAAAGTGCCCGCGCGATGGCCACACGCTGCTGTTGCCCGCCGCTCAGATTTTTGGGAAGTATTTCCGCATATTCCTCGAGCCCTACAACGTGAAGCAGTTCCAGAACTTTTTCTCGCTTTTCCTTTAAATTGATATTAGAAATAAATTTTCCAACATTATCGGCCACTGTAGCATAAGGCATCAGGTCATAGTTCTGCGCTACAAGCTTCATTTCACTTTCACCGGGAACAATGTTTTTTTTCGGTCCGTAGATGGGTTTTCCGTCAAAAATAATTTCGCCTTGCTCCCAGTCGAGCAAACCGTAAATCAGATTCAGAAGGGTAGATTTTCCGCAGCCGCTTTCGCCTGCCAAAGCGATGATTCTGCCTTTTTCAATCTTTAAATTAAGGTTTCGGAAAAGATCTTTTTCACGGGAATGCGAGAAAAATAAATGATTGATTTCTAATAGCATATTTGCAAAATTAATAATTTTGATCTTACTGTGAATTATTTTTATTATTTTAGCGGAGTAAGTAAAAAGCAATCATTGGATGAAAAAAGTATTTAAATTAACAGTATTTTCAGCATTTGTTTCAGGAATTTTATTGATTTCATGCGGGAAAGACAAGCCGCTTACCAGCGAAAGCAGCGAAGTGATTACCACCACCGAAGGTGCTTCTTTCGCAGTAGATACTCTTAACAGTAAGATTGAATGG
The window above is part of the Kaistella faecalis genome. Proteins encoded here:
- a CDS encoding pirin family protein; the encoded protein is MSNIGLIIEEKAADIGNFLVGRLLPFREKRAVGPFVFIDHMGPAALNQYQNLDVPPHPHIGLTTLTYLFEGSIQHKDSLGSDIEIKPGAVNWMTAGKGVVHSERTPEYLRNSDKNLHGFQIWVGLPKSLEQSEPTFHHTKANEIPEWSEGSLQYKLIAGELFGRKSPVPVHSNLFFLEVKSKERQKINIGKDLFGEAAMYILEGTVHIEENEFGGKQLLVAKNPTLCEFEIGENATVYLFGGDPFDEERFIFWNFVNSDKEIIEQAKLNWHQQNHDAFPLVHGDEEEFVPLPKAILNGKLSK
- a CDS encoding NAD(P)-dependent oxidoreductase → MKISLIGATGYVGNAILNELLERNYEVVAIARNTDKIAYDYKNLQKKNVDIFNENELAEILGGSDAIVSAYNPGWTNPNIHEDYLKGAASIQNAVEKSGVKKFIVIGGAGTLKINGNYIVDGPDFPKEIYPGASAVRKYFVDTLSKNETLDWEFFSPALEMNMFSGEKEKTGKYRLGTDSPVFDAEGRSRHSVQDLALAITDELENKKFNRQIFTAAY
- a CDS encoding sodium:solute symporter → MNPGTILLLFVFAYFIGLLVISYITSRNADNQSFFIGNKKSKWWLVAFGMIGTSLSGVTFISVPGTVGKLTAGDYPFGGFEYYMLVIGFFIGYFIVAFVLLPLYYKMNLTSIYTYLGRRFNVEAHKIGSLFFIISRSIGATARLYLVVNVLQIFLLSGLGVPFWVTSAVILLMVLLYTFEGGVKTIVITDTLQTSFMILSLVACIVFILSNLNLSAGQAYDVLAAKDYTHFINFDVNSKTFFLKTILGGMFITIAMTGLDQEMMQKNISVDNLKNSKKNMLTFAGTLLLVNLAFLFLGGLLYLFAMENGAEYGKIVDIVNGKESITNAFGFKDAATGTINNIMGDDLFPALSLQGYFPLFISVIFIIGLISALFPSADGALTAVTSSYCVDLLNINEDTTKTEKQKKRLRMKIHLTFTVIFFILIMIFKAIDDKSIVYLIMEVAGYTYGPLLGLFAFGILTKYQITKKYAIIAVTLLAPVLTYFINYFVTQNSDYKIGVELIIINGLLTFIGLWLIRKK
- a CDS encoding pirin family protein, which codes for MAIKKVEIIVPPREPHFVGDGFRVHNFIPGGFRLDMKRMDPFIMLDYNSKFHFSGTDKPRGVGVHPHRGFETVTIAYQGRVEHGDSSGGGGIIGEGDVQWMTAASGVLHKEFHETEWAKKGGIFQMVQLWINLPTKDKMSPPKYQAIKNSEMNTVDLGENGFVEIISGEYQSEKGPASTFSPINMMNAKLKKNGRADFSFPANFSTALLVIEGSITVNDNEKVLTDHFVLFENEGEAFQIEATEDSVVLVLSGQPLNEPIFSHGPFVMNSKQEIIQAFDDFNTGKFGYLED
- a CDS encoding GNAT family N-acetyltransferase codes for the protein MTEIKHHNDEKKGLFEIYFENKKAGEMTYTWAGEDKFIIDHTQVDEAFSGKGLAKKLVIAGVEYARKNSKKIIPLCPYAKATIDRNAELQDVLS
- a CDS encoding catalase — encoded protein: MEEKKKLTRQTGAPVPDNQNVQTAGPRGPMLMQDFWFLEKMANFDREVIPERRMHAKGSGAFGTFTVTHDITQYTKAHIFNEIGKKTEMFARFSTVAGERGAADAERDIRGFALKFYTDEGIWDLVGNNTPVFFFRDPMKFPDLNHAVKRDPKTNMRSANNNWDFWTLLPESLHQVTIVMSDRGIPNGYRHMHGFGSHTYSFINHANVRHWVKFHFRTQQGIENLSDEEAGKLIGMDRESSQRDLFDNIEKGNFPKWKMFVQIMTEEQAKTYRFHPFDLTKVWSKKDFPLIEVGEFELNKNPENYFQDVEQAAFNPTNIVPGIGFSPDKMLQGRLFSYGDAQRYRLGVNHFQIPVNKPRCPYHAFHRDGQMRVDGNYGGTKHYEPNSYGEWQEQPQAKEPPLELYGDAYAHNFRDDDEDYFTQPGDLFRIIKADGKEQALFDNTAANVGGAEKFIQIRHIRNCYKADPEYGEGVAKALGLDMMDVFNFDMSPHDQWAPQKS
- a CDS encoding LLM class flavin-dependent oxidoreductase; its protein translation is MKKLEFGLMTFADAAPETVPGKGINAHRRIQDLLEEIKLADLLGIDVFGIGEHHRPDYAVSSPTTVLAAAAAVTKNIKLTSAVTVLSSDDPVRVYQQFATVDAISGGRAEIMAGRGSFIESFPLFGFDLNDYDALFEEKLDLLLKINKSEKVSWSGNLRAPIHDLGVYPRALNGEIPVWLAAGGTPASAVRAAKLQLPLMLAIIGGMPRQFTPFINLYKKSWLENGHNAEDLQVGINNHMFIGEDGEKAADDFFPYYAQMMDRVGRSRGWQPMTREQFEYMRSPEGSLMVGSVEQVTEKIVYEYGLFGFTRFFAQASLGFVPHELTMKSIELFGKEVIPAVKKRLGIE